A section of the Zygosaccharomyces rouxii strain CBS732 chromosome B complete sequence genome encodes:
- the OST1 gene encoding dolichyl-diphosphooligosaccharide--protein glycotransferase subunit OST1 (similar to uniprot|P41543 Saccharomyces cerevisiae YJL002C OST1 Alpha subunit of the oligosaccharyltransferase complex of the ER lumen which catalyzes asparagine-linked glycosylation of newly synthesized proteins), with translation MVQLSLWWLTVFLWSLKSVLCEQFQPPQVWENVEFKRLVDVEHVYTIESLELTIKNIDNNANSEYFLALPKSTFDHLSIFSVQLKDKQVFIDSGFIEQTTQLEDGSEVAYGIIQFPTPIEPNEDVVFNINMSYNVGGVPFPEHIALTDEQHLLLSTTRYPLSAYETKRGTTEFFGSDDFQEFHPAKGYELEKRAPGLIGTWDNIRAFDKGPELQVLYSHNVPMKQVVNLQRDVWVSHWAGTIQFEEYYELLNSGARLNKGFSRLEHMLDQQNMKLSHYCGVLEMNLPEDSSEHYFTDKVGMVTTFRILGDNIYLKPRYPIFGGWKYNFTTGWTNPLTNFLRVSEGGDHSYIISVPLLNGPEDTIYDDVTLSLYLPEGAKVETIGSATPSINTDVTAQKSYLDLNNGHVKVTLNFKNLIDQVGTGELLVKYTYDHETAYKKPLNVAIYIFTALMGFFFLKSVNLNVSN, from the coding sequence ATGGTTCAATTGTCCCTTTGGTGGCTAACGGTATTTTTATGGTCACTGAAATCCGTTTTATGTGAACAATTCCAACCACCTCAAGTGTGGGAAAATGTGGAATTTAAGAGATTGGTGGATGTGGAACATGTTTACACTATTGAATCACTAGAATTGACTATTAAGAATATCGACAATAATGCTAACAGTGAATACTTCCTTGCGTTACCAAAGTCCACGTTTGATCACTTGTCTATCTTTTCAGTTCAATTGAAGGATAAGCAAGTCTTTATCGATTCTGGATTCATTGAACAGACAactcaattggaagatggtAGTGAAGTTGCATATGGTataattcaatttcctaCGCCAATTGAACCAAATGAGGATGTTGTTTTCAATATTAACATGTCTTACAACGTGGGAGGTGTACCATTTCCTGAACATATTGCTCTAACAGATGAACAACATCTACTTTTGAGCACTACAAGATATCCGTTGTCAGCATATGAGACTAAGAGAGGTACGACTGAATTTTTTGGAAGTGAcgatttccaagaattcCATCCAGCTAAGGGGtatgaattggaaaagagaGCACCAGGATTAATTGGTACTTGGGATAATATCCGTGCATTCGACAAGGGTCCTGAACTTCAAGTGCTTTATTCTCATAATGTCCCCATGAAACAAGTAGTCAATCTACAAAGAGACGTATGGGTATCTCACTGGGCTGGTACGATTCAGTTCGAAGAGTACTACGAACTTCTTAACAGTGGTGCTAGATTGAATAAGGGTTTTTCTAGATTGGAACACATGCTCGACCAACAAAACATGAAATTAAGTCACTACTGTGGTGTCTTAGAGATGAATCTACCTGAGGACTCTAGTGAACACTATTTCACCGACAAAGTCGGTATGGTTACCACTTTCCGTATACTAGGCGATAACATCTATTTGAAACCAAGATATCCAATCTTTGGAGGCTGGAAATATAATTTCACCACCGGATGGACCAATCCATTGACCAACTTTTTACGTGTTAGTGAAGGAGGTGATCATTCCTATATTATTTCTGTTCCTCTTTTGAATGGACCAGAGGATACAATTTACGATGATGTAACTCTTTCCCTTTATTTGCCCGAGGGCGCTAAGGTTGAAACTATTGGATCAGCAACACCATCAATTAATACAGATGTTACCGCTCAAAAATCTTATTTAGATTTGAACAATGGTCACGTCAAAGTTACTTTGAActtcaagaatttgattGACCAAGTTGGTACAGGTGAGCTTCTGGTCAAATACACATACGATCACGAAACTGCGTACAAGAAGCCCTTGAACGTTGCAATTTACATCTTCACAGCTCTTATGggatttttctttttgaaaagtgttAACCTAAATGTAAGCAATTAG
- the ORC3 gene encoding origin recognition complex subunit 3 (highly similar to uniprot|P54790 Saccharomyces cerevisiae YLL004W ORC3 Subunit of the origin recognition complex which directs DNA replication by binding to replication origins and is also involved in transcriptional silencing), whose protein sequence is MNVNEFADAQRSHYTVYPTLKKRKKGGRRIPFVELLDGKELTQNVERRWELYHQLHSHFHDQVTNIVENIEVDLKGEISNILFNENKRRDSKPCFNTLFLLGSDSTTKIELPPTDSNVFKVLVELTPKESPNVRMMLRRSMFKLFTSADAELHSKAPVKRELNHESVSDYEESVEVKDEITGEGFQDEDDGAGQADVSYDLSLVENFKTLFGKNLNMVFNFKDVDSINFHTLDNFIAVLKNALKNEHLQINLVFNINTNMSNIEKNLTQSTIRFLRRNYHTLDVSSNKGFKYGNRIFQSFLDTVDGKLNLSSRFVDFLLSKMANNSNHNLQLLVKILDYSLMSYFFHNPFSVFIDPVNIDFLNEDYLDMLIRCPTFMFFVEGLIKQNAPSEEIRSLLTNKDSALAEFFAEFLVRENPINGYAKHVAGILENELHIYNYNLIELYYNLLVGKLESYLERWPAYRNSEQKLKFEPIDTIFQELFTLDNNNELLSQALFPCYKSNLENDMLHWEHTLPLGQSKANNETLIKLDNSMAPVVGHMFKLYREANSLINVYDFYTTFRDTLPKKEIMDFLDETSDIDSNIHRFFLNNEKDIVFDKVSLALFMQAIFDFDHMGIIKTQNNRNYDVIEKCIWRGI, encoded by the coding sequence ATGAACGTTAATGAATTTGCTGACGCCCAGAGGAGTCATTATACGGTGTACCCTacattgaagaaaaggaagaaaggTGGACGCAGAATCCCATTTGTTGAGTTATTGGATGGTAAGGAACTGACTCAAAACGTCGAAAGAAGATGGGAATTATATCATCAATTACACTCACATTTTCATGATCAGGTAACAAATATTGTTGAAAACATTGAAGTTGATCTCAAAGGTGAAATTTCCAACATTCTGTTCAATGAAAATAAGAGAAGGGATAGCAAGCCATGTTTTAACACACTTTTCTTATTAGGATCAGACAGTACCACAAAGATTGAATTACCGCCTACTGATTCCAATGTCTTTAAAGTGCTGGTCGAATTGACACCAAAGGAGTCCCCCAATGTGAGAATGATGCTTCGAAGATCGATGTTTAAACTATTTACATCTGCTGATGCAGAATTGCATAGCAAGGCTCCAgttaaaagagaattaaACCATGAAAGTGTGAGTGACTATGAGGAAAGTGTAGAAGTTAAAGATGAGATAACGGGGGAAGGTTTTCAAGACGAAGATGACGGGGCTGGTCAAGCAGATGTATCCTACGATTTATCTCtggtggaaaatttcaagacattatttggtaaaaatttaaaCATGGTATTTAATTTCAAGGATGTGGATTCAATCAATTTCCATACTTTAGACAATTTTATCGCGGTTTTGAAGAATGCACTAAAAAATGAGCATTTACAAATAAATCTGGTTTTTAACATTAATACCAATATGTccaatattgaaaagaatctGACCCAATCTACGATACGATTTTTAAGGAGAAATTATCACACTTTGGATGTTTCTAGTAATAAAGGATTTAAATATGGGAatcgaatttttcaaagtttttTAGATACAGTTGATGGAAAATTGAACTTGTCTTCAAGATTCGTCGATTTCTTATTAAGCAAAATGGCTAATAATTCTAATCATAATTTACAACTATTGGTCAAGATCCTAGATTATTCGTTAATgtcatatttttttcataaCCCTTTTTCAGTTTTCATTGATCCTGTTAATATTGATTTCCTAAATGAGGATTATTTGGATATGCTAATAAGGTGTCCAACGTTTATGTTTTTTGTTGAGGGTCTCATTAAACAAAATGCTCCTTCCGAAGAAATAAGGTCTCTTCTCACTAATAAAGATTCTGCTTTGGCAGAATTTTTCGcagaatttcttgtaagAGAAAATCCAATAAATGGATATGCCAAGCATGTTGCAGGTATTCTAGAAAACGAACTCCATATTTATAATTACAATTTGATCGAACTGTATTATAACTTATTGGTGGGTAAGTTAGAATCCTATTTAGAAAGATGGCCGGCCTATCGGAATTCAGAacagaaattgaaatttgaaccaattgacACAATATTCCAGGAGTTATTCACACTAGACAATAATAACGAACTTCTATCGCAGGCTCTTTTCCCCTGTTATAAGtcaaatttggaaaacgaCATGCTCCATTGGGAGCACACCTTGCCGCTGGGTCAAAGCAAAGCAAACAACGAAACACTGATAAAATTAGATAACTCTATGGCACCCGTAGTGGGCCATATGTTCAAATTGTACAGGGAAGCGAACTCTTTGATTAACGTTTATGATTTCTATACAACTTTCAGAGACACATTGcccaagaaagaaattatGGATTTTCTAGATGAGACATCAGATATCGATTCTAATATACAtcgtttctttttgaacaatGAAAAGGACATAGTTTTCGATAAAGTATCACTTGCTCTTTTTATGCAAGCAATATTCGATTTCGATCATATGGGTATTATCAAAACCCAAAATAATAGGAATTACGACGTCATAGAAAAATGTATATGGAGAGGCATatga